From a single bacterium genomic region:
- a CDS encoding ATP-binding cassette domain-containing protein produces the protein MAAPEQTEKSPNVMGIPQFLGAMYRYLRPYRSQTFLLLLLLLVNLAFTMGWPLSFKYLIDEGLVEKNGRVLAITLVALIGGVLIASLAGVGRGYLYSFLGANVLKDIRVKTFAQLQRLSISFYSRVSTGDIMARFSSDLAAMENAVTWAASSLLMHSMSVLIGSIILFTLEWRLAMLTLSGLLLCVITPGRMARKASQMSYGMKESEARLNQTVQENIGAQPVVKAFGLGKQVMEDFEQQASDLARKSLQFSFTADNVERIPTITILVFEILVVGAGVVLVYQDKLTLGTLIALHTLFIHISFSVEAVTKALPVILRAVGGLQRIEDFLEEKPDVLDKPGAPDLPRLSSAITFHNVTFSYDSGQTALKDVDLHIPRGSFVAFVGPSGCGKSTIINLLLRFYEPNTGKILFDDIDSDQVNLESLSGHMAVVFQESFLFNASVRDNISLGKPDASEEEIRMVAQAAEIHDVILRLPQGYDTIVGERGSSLSGGQRQRIAIARALLRDPEILMLDEATSALDAETEAAINQTLARVGAGRTVLSATHRLSSAQNADCIYLLTNGVIKEQGRHPELLAKGDLYARLWQKQSGFSFSEGLAQVDPEKLKRYPILESLDSSLLEEMASLFVTESYPANRIVVREGTSGNRFYLIARGRVSVHKTNANGFEEKVAILDDGDHFGEVALIQNVKRTATVRTLTPCVLLTLHREHFQNLLQQAPHVMEALRKTQEVRAEKETTDRIKLK, from the coding sequence ATGGCGGCACCGGAACAGACGGAAAAATCCCCGAATGTCATGGGGATTCCACAGTTTTTGGGCGCGATGTACCGCTATCTTCGTCCGTATCGATCGCAAACCTTTCTCCTACTTTTGCTGCTCCTTGTGAATCTTGCTTTTACGATGGGCTGGCCTTTGAGCTTCAAATACTTGATCGATGAAGGATTGGTGGAAAAGAATGGACGCGTTCTGGCAATAACCCTCGTGGCTTTGATTGGAGGCGTACTCATTGCCTCGCTTGCCGGTGTTGGTCGAGGATACTTGTACTCTTTTCTTGGCGCAAACGTACTGAAAGACATCCGCGTAAAAACTTTTGCCCAGCTGCAACGATTGTCTATCAGCTTTTATTCCCGCGTGAGCACGGGAGACATCATGGCCCGTTTCTCCTCAGATTTGGCGGCGATGGAGAATGCGGTGACATGGGCCGCATCCAGTTTGCTCATGCATTCCATGAGTGTGTTGATCGGAAGCATCATTTTATTTACGTTGGAGTGGCGACTTGCAATGTTGACTCTGTCAGGTCTGTTACTTTGCGTCATTACACCGGGCCGCATGGCGCGCAAAGCGTCACAAATGAGCTATGGCATGAAGGAATCGGAGGCGCGTCTCAATCAGACTGTTCAGGAAAACATAGGCGCTCAGCCCGTGGTGAAGGCGTTCGGACTGGGAAAACAGGTGATGGAGGATTTTGAGCAGCAAGCCTCTGATCTTGCTCGAAAATCCCTTCAATTCAGTTTTACGGCAGACAATGTAGAGCGAATTCCAACAATCACCATCCTTGTTTTCGAGATACTCGTGGTAGGCGCCGGTGTGGTTCTGGTTTATCAGGATAAACTTACGCTCGGTACACTGATTGCGCTGCATACGTTATTCATACACATCAGTTTTTCTGTGGAAGCCGTGACGAAGGCATTGCCCGTGATTCTTCGCGCTGTTGGTGGCCTGCAGCGAATTGAAGATTTTCTGGAGGAGAAGCCGGACGTGCTGGATAAACCGGGTGCTCCCGATCTGCCGCGATTGTCTTCTGCCATCACTTTTCACAACGTGACCTTCAGCTATGACAGCGGGCAAACGGCATTGAAAGACGTTGATTTGCATATACCGCGTGGCTCGTTCGTTGCATTTGTGGGCCCCAGTGGTTGCGGAAAGAGCACCATCATCAATTTGCTTTTAAGATTTTATGAACCTAATACCGGCAAAATCTTGTTCGATGATATCGATTCGGATCAGGTGAACCTTGAATCATTGTCCGGTCATATGGCCGTGGTTTTTCAAGAGAGTTTTCTTTTCAATGCATCCGTCCGTGACAACATCAGTCTGGGCAAGCCGGACGCAAGTGAAGAAGAAATTCGTATGGTGGCTCAGGCCGCTGAAATTCACGATGTGATTCTGCGATTACCTCAAGGCTACGACACAATAGTTGGGGAAAGGGGTTCAAGCCTGTCAGGTGGTCAACGCCAGCGGATTGCCATTGCGCGCGCTCTGCTGCGTGATCCTGAAATTTTGATGTTGGATGAGGCGACTTCTGCGTTAGATGCGGAAACGGAAGCCGCCATCAATCAGACTCTCGCCCGGGTTGGCGCCGGACGGACCGTGCTTTCAGCCACTCACCGCTTATCCTCTGCTCAAAATGCAGATTGTATTTACCTGCTGACTAACGGAGTGATCAAGGAACAGGGACGGCATCCGGAATTGCTGGCGAAAGGAGATCTCTACGCGAGGCTCTGGCAAAAGCAGAGCGGTTTTTCTTTCAGTGAAGGACTTGCTCAAGTTGATCCGGAAAAATTAAAACGTTATCCGATACTCGAAAGTCTTGATTCCAGCTTATTAGAAGAGATGGCATCACTTTTCGTAACGGAATCTTATCCTGCCAACAGGATTGTGGTCCGCGAGGGCACGTCTGGTAATCGTTTCTATTTAATTGCGCGAGGAAGGGTATCCGTTCACAAGACGAATGCAAACGGTTTCGAAGAAAAAGTCGCTATTCTGGATGACGGGGATCACTTTGGAGAAGTTGCTTTGATCCAAAACGTTAAGCGTACCGCGACGGTCCGGACTTTAACGCCCTGCGTTCTACTCACCCTGCACCGTGAACATTTTCAGAATCTGCTACAACAAGCCCCTCATGTGATGGAAGCGCTCCGCAAAACCCAGGAAGTCCGCGCCGAAAAAGAAACCACCGATCGCATAAAACTCAAATAA